The following are encoded in a window of Risungbinella massiliensis genomic DNA:
- a CDS encoding PhoH family protein, giving the protein MTQQKHLRIPLNHPSEALALFGPHDAHLKAIERETTVKIVSRGEEIVLTGEEAELENLRSLFATLLKLVRKGFHLSERDVVYAHRLANLGQVDELLELFQEEVGVAQKGQKILVKTLGQRHYVTAIKKNDIVFGIGPAGTGKTFLAVVLAVMALKKQEVKKIVLTRPAVEAGENLGFLPGDLQEKVDPYLRPLYDALYTMLGNEQVTKMMERGLIEVAPLAYMRGRTLEDAFVILDEAQNTTPEQMKMFLTRLGFGSKMVVTGDVSQVDLPKGKKSGLREAQRILPDVEGLRFIYLGQEDVVRHSLVQRIIEAYERNEQTT; this is encoded by the coding sequence TTGACCCAACAAAAACACCTGCGAATCCCCCTCAACCATCCGAGTGAAGCATTGGCTTTGTTTGGACCTCATGATGCACATTTAAAAGCGATTGAGAGGGAGACAACTGTAAAAATCGTTTCTCGTGGTGAAGAGATTGTATTAACTGGAGAGGAGGCAGAATTAGAAAATCTGCGTTCTCTTTTTGCTACTCTCTTGAAATTAGTACGAAAAGGATTCCATTTAAGTGAACGTGATGTAGTCTATGCTCATCGGTTGGCTAATTTGGGTCAAGTAGATGAGCTTTTGGAACTGTTTCAAGAAGAAGTAGGAGTAGCGCAAAAAGGGCAAAAAATTCTGGTTAAGACCCTGGGACAACGACATTATGTAACAGCGATCAAGAAAAATGATATTGTTTTTGGCATTGGACCTGCTGGGACAGGGAAGACCTTCTTGGCAGTGGTATTGGCAGTGATGGCACTAAAAAAACAAGAAGTAAAGAAAATTGTTTTGACTCGACCAGCAGTAGAGGCTGGAGAGAATCTGGGGTTTTTGCCTGGAGATTTGCAAGAAAAAGTAGATCCATATTTACGTCCACTTTATGATGCCCTATATACGATGCTTGGAAATGAGCAAGTGACCAAGATGATGGAACGAGGACTAATCGAAGTGGCTCCGCTAGCTTACATGCGTGGACGAACGTTAGAGGATGCGTTTGTTATTTTAGATGAAGCACAAAATACGACTCCAGAACAGATGAAAATGTTCTTAACTCGTTTGGGCTTTGGTTCTAAAATGGTTGTTACAGGTGATGTGTCCCAAGTGGACTTGCCTAAAGGAAAAAAATCTGGCTTACGTGAAGCACAGCGAATCCTGCCAGATGTGGAAGGACTTCGCTTTATTTACCTAGGTCAGGAAGATGTGGTTCGTCATTCCCTCGTCCAACGAATTATCGAAGCATACGAACGAAACGAACAGACAACTTAA
- a CDS encoding histidine triad nucleotide-binding protein, which produces MATSDCIFCKIVEGEIPSTKVYEDEHAIAFQDLYPAAPVHILVIPKKHIASLDAATKEDQERLGHLLLTVQRVAREQGLDQKGYRVVNNMGDDGGQTVHHIHFHLLGGRSLTWPPG; this is translated from the coding sequence ATGGCTACTTCAGACTGCATCTTTTGCAAGATTGTAGAGGGAGAAATTCCTTCAACTAAAGTGTATGAGGATGAACATGCTATTGCGTTTCAAGATTTATATCCTGCTGCACCTGTACATATCTTGGTCATTCCCAAAAAGCATATTGCCTCTCTCGATGCGGCAACGAAAGAGGATCAGGAACGATTAGGACATCTGTTGCTTACTGTACAACGAGTAGCTCGAGAGCAAGGATTGGATCAGAAAGGCTATCGAGTAGTCAACAACATGGGAGATGATGGCGGGCAAACAGTACATCATATCCACTTCCATCTGTTAGGTGGACGATCCCTGACTTGGCCTCCAGGCTGA
- a CDS encoding NUDIX hydrolase, with product MKEISAGGVVYRKKENWEVLLIQDRYGHITLPKGKREGAETKEENALREIEEETAICGKIQAPILEIQYEYEHPEKGKVDKEVAYFLVEALTTQETPQLEEIHSVAWYSLKDARNLQLKQGYRNNDEVLQKAIHMLERMN from the coding sequence ATGAAAGAGATATCAGCAGGTGGAGTTGTTTATCGGAAAAAGGAAAACTGGGAAGTTCTTTTGATTCAAGATCGGTATGGACATATTACTCTCCCAAAAGGAAAACGAGAAGGAGCAGAGACAAAAGAAGAAAATGCTCTTCGTGAAATAGAAGAAGAAACAGCTATTTGCGGAAAAATACAAGCTCCGATCTTAGAGATTCAATATGAATACGAACATCCAGAAAAAGGGAAAGTAGACAAAGAGGTTGCTTATTTTTTGGTAGAGGCATTAACTACGCAAGAGACACCGCAATTAGAAGAGATACATAGTGTTGCATGGTATTCTCTGAAGGACGCCAGAAATCTTCAATTGAAACAAGGGTATCGCAATAATGATGAAGTATTGCAAAAAGCGATTCACATGTTAGAGCGGATGAACTAA
- the yqfD gene encoding sporulation protein YqfD → MLKISWPKAVTGQVQITLKGERIGQFLDYAVQAGIPLENLVWMEEDKLSIHLALRHFFPMYRAAKMYKLQIRIYRKLGMPFIWKRVKKRRFFAIGAILFFLILTSLSSFVWKVDIEGNKQVPNEQILSLLRTHGVYPGQLKVKLPQTDTLQFEMQQKLPQASWIGVRLEGTRIVVTVAEKRQIEQSPEQVKMEGKFHLIAKKDAMIYQMQITHGQPLVGVNHVVKKGQVLVSGYYGNPEAPETGEAVGASGVVLGQVWYQSEVYAPMKLERKEYTGARQKKKFLFLGSYIVRNPFSKQAPFEQYEMIQEVRPIQIGSWEFPFGLVEEEYLEMKNNQEKLSEDQATLNGLDQARADVLRAVGKHGKILEEKILHRSIENGKVYLKIHFDVIENIAVPEPLTQGDGTLDPTKTPANPPQPSE, encoded by the coding sequence TTGTTAAAGATTAGTTGGCCTAAAGCAGTAACTGGACAAGTACAAATAACGCTAAAAGGCGAGCGAATTGGCCAATTCCTCGACTACGCGGTACAAGCTGGTATTCCTTTGGAGAATTTAGTATGGATGGAAGAAGACAAGTTATCTATTCATCTAGCATTACGCCACTTTTTCCCAATGTATCGTGCTGCTAAAATGTACAAGCTACAAATAAGGATCTATCGCAAGCTAGGTATGCCATTTATTTGGAAAAGGGTAAAAAAACGTAGATTTTTTGCGATCGGTGCTATTCTTTTTTTTCTTATTCTCACATCATTAAGTTCCTTTGTATGGAAAGTCGATATAGAAGGGAACAAACAAGTTCCCAACGAACAAATTTTATCTTTATTACGAACACATGGTGTCTATCCAGGTCAGCTCAAAGTGAAACTGCCACAAACTGATACATTACAATTTGAGATGCAACAAAAACTTCCTCAGGCATCTTGGATTGGGGTTCGTTTAGAAGGTACAAGAATAGTAGTAACGGTGGCAGAAAAGCGTCAGATTGAGCAGAGTCCAGAACAGGTGAAAATGGAAGGCAAATTTCATCTGATCGCCAAAAAAGATGCTATGATCTATCAAATGCAGATCACACACGGTCAGCCGTTAGTTGGCGTGAATCATGTCGTCAAAAAGGGACAAGTCTTGGTCTCAGGATATTATGGTAACCCAGAAGCTCCCGAAACGGGGGAGGCTGTTGGAGCTAGCGGAGTCGTGTTAGGACAAGTATGGTACCAGTCCGAAGTTTATGCACCAATGAAGCTAGAGCGTAAAGAGTATACAGGTGCACGGCAGAAGAAAAAATTTCTTTTTTTAGGCTCCTATATTGTTCGGAATCCTTTTTCCAAGCAAGCACCTTTTGAACAATATGAAATGATTCAAGAGGTTCGTCCTATTCAGATTGGATCTTGGGAGTTTCCTTTTGGTCTCGTGGAAGAAGAATATTTGGAGATGAAAAATAATCAAGAGAAGTTGTCAGAGGATCAAGCAACTTTAAATGGACTCGATCAAGCTCGTGCAGATGTACTTCGTGCTGTAGGAAAACACGGGAAAATACTGGAGGAAAAAATTTTGCACCGTTCGATAGAGAATGGTAAAGTTTATTTGAAAATACATTTCGATGTTATAGAAAATATTGCGGTGCCAGAACCGCTCACACAAGGAGACGGAACGCTTGACCCAACAAAAACACCTGCGAATCCCCCTCAACCATCCGAGTGA
- a CDS encoding winged helix-turn-helix transcriptional regulator, whose protein sequence is MRNRKSGYGCPEGCPVETTLDVIGGKWKGVILYYLLDEKKRFNELRRLMPGITQRMLSLQLSELENDGVVHREVFAEVPPRVEYSLTDFGKTLSPIIIQMKDWGEKYKSRIVKRDELNQKGS, encoded by the coding sequence ATGCGAAATAGAAAAAGCGGTTATGGTTGTCCAGAAGGTTGTCCCGTGGAAACAACATTAGATGTAATAGGCGGAAAATGGAAAGGAGTCATTTTATATTATCTTTTAGATGAGAAGAAACGTTTCAACGAGCTGCGTAGATTGATGCCCGGAATAACACAAAGAATGCTATCTTTACAATTAAGCGAATTAGAGAACGATGGAGTAGTACATAGAGAAGTGTTTGCTGAAGTTCCTCCCAGAGTAGAATATTCTCTAACTGATTTCGGAAAAACATTAAGCCCGATTATTATCCAAATGAAAGATTGGGGCGAAAAATACAAATCAAGAATAGTAAAAAGAGACGAATTGAACCAAAAAGGTTCTTGA
- a CDS encoding YabP/YqfC family sporulation protein — MKQFSGSFRKWADWFDLPSDVAGGAARVEMIGSHRLQIQNHQGIEQFSPDKLQLRTPQGSLLIQGKSLTIKAIFPDTVFVEGDIKEFRYL, encoded by the coding sequence ATGAAACAATTTTCAGGTTCATTTCGGAAATGGGCAGATTGGTTCGACCTTCCTTCTGATGTAGCAGGTGGAGCGGCTCGTGTGGAAATGATCGGAAGCCACCGCCTTCAGATACAAAATCATCAGGGAATCGAGCAGTTTAGCCCAGACAAATTACAGTTACGTACTCCGCAAGGTTCTCTGTTAATCCAAGGCAAATCCCTTACGATTAAAGCTATTTTCCCTGATACGGTTTTTGTAGAAGGTGATATAAAAGAATTTCGTTATCTGTAG
- a CDS encoding alpha/beta-type small acid-soluble spore protein, with protein sequence MARNSRKLLVPGADFVLNQFKEEIAAEFGVQLGSDTTARANGSVGGEITKRLIRQSQESVQNGFNGQ encoded by the coding sequence ATGGCTCGTAATTCAAGAAAACTGTTAGTTCCAGGTGCCGATTTCGTTTTGAATCAATTTAAAGAAGAGATTGCAGCGGAGTTTGGAGTGCAATTAGGATCGGATACCACAGCCCGTGCCAATGGTTCTGTTGGCGGTGAGATTACCAAACGTCTCATTCGCCAATCTCAAGAATCAGTGCAAAATGGTTTTAATGGTCAGTAA
- a CDS encoding Na/Pi cotransporter family protein — MGSFILFLLGLILFLYGLNWMRNGMESLAEKKLTTWLLRFTKTPVRGFVTGTFLTALLQSSTAVTVLTINFVHVGMISFAQSLGIILGSNIGTTITTQILALHIESLSLPLMGLGLLLYFLPKKLFRQLGQVLIGFGAIFLGISWMQTIAEPLEQAGLLEKLVLSGFSPIGVGLVIGTLITALIHSSSATIAMTMGFYASGAVPLSFALAVVIGSNVGTCVTALIASYGTSTAAQRVAFSHLVLNVVGAFAFTPLIPWLLTWIPSLSEQSATQVAHFQTIYNIACSIAVLPFTNAFAKLIEWMVPDQINPTNSIKT, encoded by the coding sequence GTGGGATCATTCATACTATTTTTATTAGGTCTCATCCTGTTCTTGTACGGGCTTAACTGGATGCGAAATGGCATGGAATCACTTGCAGAAAAAAAGTTGACCACATGGTTGTTACGTTTCACCAAGACACCGGTACGTGGTTTTGTCACTGGAACGTTTTTAACTGCATTATTACAAAGTAGTACAGCCGTTACTGTACTTACGATTAACTTTGTCCATGTTGGGATGATCTCATTTGCTCAATCTCTTGGCATTATCTTAGGGAGCAATATTGGAACAACTATCACAACCCAAATCCTTGCACTACACATCGAAAGTCTCTCTTTACCCCTAATGGGACTCGGTCTCCTTTTATATTTCCTTCCTAAAAAACTATTTCGTCAACTAGGACAAGTACTGATTGGATTTGGAGCCATTTTCCTCGGTATCAGTTGGATGCAAACTATTGCAGAACCACTAGAACAGGCAGGTCTTTTAGAAAAGCTTGTATTAAGCGGTTTTTCTCCAATCGGAGTAGGGCTCGTTATTGGGACGTTGATTACTGCTCTCATACATAGTAGTAGTGCTACGATTGCTATGACAATGGGCTTTTATGCATCTGGTGCTGTGCCACTTTCTTTTGCACTCGCAGTCGTCATCGGAAGTAATGTAGGAACTTGTGTTACAGCATTGATCGCAAGCTACGGCACTTCTACTGCTGCTCAACGTGTTGCCTTTTCGCATCTAGTTCTCAATGTAGTAGGAGCCTTTGCTTTTACTCCTTTGATCCCATGGCTTCTAACTTGGATTCCTTCTCTATCGGAACAGTCAGCTACTCAAGTAGCTCACTTTCAAACCATCTATAATATCGCCTGTTCCATCGCAGTTCTCCCATTCACTAATGCCTTTGCCAAATTGATCGAATGGATGGTTCCAGACCAAATAAATCCAACCAACTCAATCAAAACATAG
- the deoC gene encoding deoxyribose-phosphate aldolase, which yields MTQNIASMIDHTLLKPDATKEQIEKVCQEAREHQFASVCVNAYWVPFVADQLKGSQVMVCTVVGFPLGATTTETKAFETKQAVENGADEIDMVLNIGELRSGDTNRVSEDIRAVVEAAGGKTVKVILEVGLLTEEEIRLASKLSKEAGAHFVKTSTGFGAGGATVEAIQLMRETVGEGFGVKASGGVRDRETADAMIQAGASRIGASASVAIVQGKKGEGSY from the coding sequence ATGACACAAAATATTGCTTCCATGATTGACCATACGTTACTTAAGCCTGATGCGACCAAGGAACAGATCGAAAAAGTTTGCCAAGAAGCTAGGGAGCATCAATTTGCTTCGGTCTGTGTTAACGCTTATTGGGTACCATTTGTTGCAGATCAATTGAAAGGCAGCCAAGTGATGGTATGTACAGTAGTTGGGTTTCCACTTGGTGCGACGACTACGGAAACCAAAGCATTTGAAACAAAACAAGCAGTAGAAAATGGCGCAGACGAGATCGATATGGTGCTAAACATCGGCGAATTGCGCTCAGGAGACACTAACAGAGTATCGGAAGATATTCGTGCGGTGGTAGAGGCAGCTGGTGGAAAAACAGTGAAAGTGATTCTCGAGGTAGGTCTGCTAACAGAGGAAGAGATTCGATTGGCAAGTAAACTTTCCAAAGAAGCAGGCGCCCACTTCGTGAAAACTTCTACTGGTTTTGGTGCAGGTGGGGCAACAGTAGAAGCAATTCAACTCATGAGAGAAACAGTAGGCGAAGGGTTTGGAGTTAAGGCATCTGGTGGAGTTCGCGACCGTGAGACGGCAGATGCGATGATCCAAGCAGGTGCGTCTAGAATCGGTGCTAGTGCTAGTGTTGCGATTGTGCAGGGGAAAAAAGGGGAAGGATCTTACTAA
- a CDS encoding zinc-binding alcohol dehydrogenase family protein, with the protein MKAIGLLEYLPIEDEKSLMDMELVKPTPTGRDLLVKIEAISINPVDVKVRAPKEKVEQEPKLLGWDASGVVVEVGEECTLFQPGDKVFYAGSITRPGTYSEFHLVDERIVGRKPESLTHAEAAALPLTSITAWEALFDRLGMDPNNTEANKLQSILIIGGAGGVGSIAIQLAKWAGLTVIATASREESRNWVRNLGADYVLNHHDPFKEQLTQLPLGDVDYILCLNNTDQHWESMGEVIKPQGKICSIVENQEPLDLNVLKSKSVTFVWEFMFTRSMYQTEDMIQQHVLLNKISELMDTGTLKSTLKKTISPINADNIRKAHALVETGNTIGKIVVEKF; encoded by the coding sequence ATGAAAGCGATTGGTTTACTTGAATATTTACCTATAGAAGATGAAAAAAGCCTCATGGATATGGAGTTGGTAAAACCCACTCCAACAGGAAGAGACTTATTAGTAAAAATAGAGGCAATATCAATCAATCCAGTCGATGTAAAAGTACGAGCACCAAAAGAAAAGGTAGAGCAAGAGCCTAAGCTACTTGGATGGGATGCTAGTGGAGTGGTGGTAGAAGTTGGCGAAGAATGTACCTTATTTCAACCAGGAGATAAAGTTTTCTACGCCGGAAGTATTACAAGACCTGGTACGTATAGCGAGTTTCATCTAGTAGATGAGCGAATCGTCGGAAGAAAACCTGAATCACTAACTCATGCCGAAGCGGCGGCATTACCTTTAACATCGATTACAGCATGGGAAGCGTTATTTGATCGTTTGGGAATGGATCCTAACAATACAGAGGCAAATAAATTACAGAGTATTTTGATTATAGGAGGTGCCGGCGGGGTAGGATCTATTGCCATCCAATTAGCAAAATGGGCTGGTCTTACCGTCATAGCAACAGCATCTCGAGAAGAATCACGAAATTGGGTACGGAATTTGGGAGCTGACTATGTATTGAATCATCATGACCCGTTCAAGGAACAATTAACTCAGCTTCCATTAGGCGATGTAGATTATATCCTCTGTTTAAATAATACAGATCAACATTGGGAGAGTATGGGCGAGGTTATCAAGCCACAAGGGAAAATTTGTTCCATTGTAGAAAATCAAGAGCCGCTTGATTTGAATGTATTGAAGAGCAAGAGCGTGACATTTGTATGGGAATTTATGTTTACCCGGTCGATGTATCAAACAGAAGATATGATCCAACAACACGTCCTTTTAAATAAGATCAGTGAGTTGATGGATACGGGAACATTGAAAAGTACTTTGAAAAAAACAATATCTCCTATTAATGCGGATAATATTAGAAAAGCTCATGCATTAGTGGAGACAGGGAATACCATTGGAAAAATAGTAGTGGAAAAGTTTTGA
- a CDS encoding GatB/YqeY domain-containing protein — protein MGLIEQLQTDMKAALKNKESERLSVIRMVRAAIKDAEIEKRQALTDEEALQVVAKAVKQRRDSAAEYEKANRQDLAEKEQKEIDILIDYLPKQLSEEELRTIVQETVQELGATSKKEMGKVMGAVLPKIAGKADGKEVNRLVQEYLS, from the coding sequence GTGGGTTTAATTGAGCAACTCCAAACGGATATGAAAGCTGCACTTAAAAATAAGGAGTCTGAGCGTCTGTCCGTGATCCGTATGGTGCGTGCAGCCATTAAAGATGCGGAGATCGAGAAGCGACAAGCACTCACCGATGAGGAAGCACTCCAAGTGGTTGCCAAAGCAGTGAAGCAGCGAAGAGATTCCGCTGCGGAATATGAGAAGGCGAACCGCCAAGACTTGGCAGAAAAAGAACAGAAAGAGATCGATATTCTGATCGACTATTTGCCAAAGCAACTTAGCGAAGAGGAGCTCCGGACGATTGTACAAGAAACTGTACAAGAATTAGGAGCCACTTCGAAAAAAGAAATGGGCAAAGTTATGGGGGCTGTTTTGCCAAAAATAGCTGGTAAAGCTGATGGCAAAGAAGTAAACCGCTTAGTCCAAGAGTACCTTTCCTAA
- the rpsU gene encoding 30S ribosomal protein S21 → MIETKVRKNESLDVALRRFKRSCAKDGVLSEVRKRERYEKPSIKRKKKSEAARKNKRR, encoded by the coding sequence ATGATAGAGACAAAAGTAAGAAAAAACGAATCGCTCGATGTTGCTCTTCGTCGTTTTAAACGCTCCTGTGCAAAAGACGGCGTACTCTCCGAAGTGCGGAAACGCGAACGTTATGAGAAACCAAGCATCAAGCGCAAAAAGAAATCGGAAGCTGCCCGCAAAAACAAGCGTAGATAA
- the floA gene encoding flotillin-like protein FloA (flotillin-like protein involved in membrane lipid rafts), with protein MIKVKGEIRLDSLLGYVVIGVLAVIFLAIFFSFVPVMLWISAFASGVYVRLTTLIGMRLRRIVPARIVNPLIKARKAGLEVDITQLETHYLAGGNVDRVVDALIAAQRANIDLVFERAAAIDLAGRDVLQAVQMSVNPKVIETPLVSAVCKDGIEVKVVARVTVRANIDRLVGGAGEETILARVGEGIVTTNGSAESHKVVLENPDLISETVLGKGLDAGTAFEILSIDIADIDVGTNIGAKLQTDQAEADKRIAQAKAEERRAMAVAREQEMSAKVEEMRAKVVEAEAEVPLALAEALRSGKMGVMDYYQLQNLEADTKMRRTIGNTEADES; from the coding sequence ATGATAAAAGTAAAAGGGGAGATTCGTTTGGATAGTTTATTAGGCTATGTTGTGATCGGTGTTCTTGCCGTTATATTCTTGGCCATTTTCTTTTCGTTTGTACCAGTTATGCTGTGGATTAGCGCTTTTGCTTCTGGGGTCTATGTACGATTGACCACACTGATCGGAATGAGGTTGCGACGTATTGTTCCAGCACGGATTGTCAATCCATTGATTAAGGCTCGAAAAGCTGGATTAGAAGTCGATATTACCCAATTGGAAACTCATTATTTGGCTGGAGGAAATGTCGATCGGGTAGTAGATGCCCTGATTGCAGCTCAACGTGCCAATATCGACCTCGTGTTTGAACGTGCAGCAGCAATTGATCTAGCTGGACGTGATGTATTACAAGCCGTTCAGATGAGTGTCAATCCAAAAGTGATCGAAACCCCTTTGGTCTCTGCTGTGTGTAAAGATGGGATCGAAGTAAAAGTAGTAGCTCGCGTCACCGTGCGTGCTAATATCGACCGACTGGTAGGTGGAGCAGGTGAAGAGACGATCCTAGCTCGGGTTGGCGAAGGGATCGTCACAACCAACGGTTCAGCTGAAAGTCATAAAGTAGTTTTAGAAAATCCAGATTTGATCTCGGAAACTGTACTTGGTAAAGGTTTGGACGCAGGTACTGCATTTGAAATTCTGTCGATTGATATTGCCGATATCGATGTAGGAACCAATATTGGAGCGAAGTTACAAACTGACCAAGCAGAGGCAGATAAGCGAATTGCGCAAGCGAAAGCAGAAGAGCGTCGTGCGATGGCGGTTGCAAGGGAACAAGAGATGAGTGCCAAAGTGGAAGAAATGCGTGCCAAAGTGGTAGAGGCAGAAGCAGAAGTACCACTTGCTCTTGCCGAAGCTTTACGGTCTGGAAAAATGGGAGTTATGGACTACTATCAGTTGCAAAACTTAGAAGCAGATACTAAAATGCGTCGTACTATTGGCAATACGGAGGCTGACGAGTCCTAA
- a CDS encoding NfeD family protein, translating into MNDWIVYLAEWITNPAVMSLLLWIGLIGLVVELLAPGHLLGGIVGVVAFSIYFAGHWIAGTPNEYAPYIFVAGLLLFGLEALVPSFGFFGILATVALVYSVVVVAESVSIGFTALGIGIGGTILCLWILYRFFGFRTTWSRIILKDTQRNQEGFTSARDRTHLLGKIGRTVTPLRPSGWAVIEDRREDVVSEGEMIPAQRRVKVVHVEGSRVVVRSILETEIVESEEEKI; encoded by the coding sequence TTGAATGATTGGATAGTGTATTTGGCAGAGTGGATCACCAATCCAGCTGTGATGTCTTTATTACTCTGGATCGGATTGATAGGTTTAGTAGTTGAGTTACTCGCTCCAGGCCATCTACTAGGTGGAATTGTGGGTGTAGTGGCCTTTAGTATCTACTTTGCTGGACACTGGATAGCAGGAACACCAAATGAATACGCACCTTATATTTTTGTAGCAGGACTGTTGCTATTTGGTTTAGAAGCACTGGTTCCAAGTTTTGGATTTTTTGGAATATTGGCGACGGTAGCACTAGTCTATTCGGTCGTAGTGGTTGCTGAAAGCGTATCTATTGGTTTTACCGCTTTAGGTATTGGAATAGGTGGTACTATTTTATGTCTATGGATTTTATATCGGTTTTTTGGATTCCGAACTACATGGAGCAGGATTATTCTCAAGGATACCCAGCGTAATCAAGAAGGATTTACCTCCGCAAGGGATCGGACCCATCTGCTAGGGAAAATAGGCCGAACAGTTACCCCGTTACGTCCATCTGGTTGGGCAGTCATAGAAGATAGACGAGAAGATGTAGTAAGCGAGGGGGAAATGATTCCAGCACAACGTCGGGTGAAGGTAGTACATGTGGAAGGCTCTCGTGTGGTTGTGCGATCGATCTTAGAAACGGAGATAGTAGAGTCAGAGGAAGAAAAAATTTAG